From one Streptomyces sp. NBC_01478 genomic stretch:
- the acnA gene encoding aconitate hydratase AcnA, whose amino-acid sequence MSANSFDARSTLQVGDESYEIFRLDKVEGSARLPYSLKVLLENLLRTEDGANITADHIRALGTWDSQAQPSQEIQFTPARVIMQDFTGVPCVVDLATMREAVKELGGDPAKINPLAPAELVIDHSVIADKFGTHEAFAQNVELEYGRNRERYQFLRWGQTAFDEFKVVPPGTGIVHQVNIEHLARTVMVRGGQAYPDTLVGTDSHTTMVNGLGVLGWGVGGIEAEAAMLGQPVSMLIPRVVGFKLTGELTPGTTATDLVLTITEMLRKHGVVGKFVEFYGEGVAATSLANRATIGNMSPEFGSTAAIFPIDDETLKYLRLTGRDEQQVALVESYAKEQGLWLDPAAEPDFSEKLELDLSTVVPSIAGPKRPQDRIVLANASEQFKSDVRNYVADDDEAGKESFPASDSPAASNGVPSNPVTVTAPDGSTYELDHGAVTVAAITSCTNTSNPYVMVAAALVAKKAVEKGLTRKPWVKTTLAPGSKVVTDYFDKAGLTPYLDKVGFNLVGYGCTTCIGNSGPLPEEVSKAVNDHDLAVTSVLSGNRNFEGRINPDVKMNYLASPPLVVAYALAGSMKVDITKDALGVDQDGKPVYLEDIWPTEAEVNDVVANSIGEDMFNKSYADVFAGDAQWQALPIPEGNTFEWDAQSTYVRKPPYFEGMTMETTPVSDIDGARVLAKLGDSVTTDHISPAGAIKADTPAGKYLTEHGIERRDFNSYGSRRGNHEVMIRGTFANIRLRNQVAPGTEGGFTRDFTQADAPVSFIYDASRNYIEQGIPLVILAGKEYGSGSSRDWAAKGTALLGVKAVIAESYERIHRSNLIGMGVIPLQYPAGQTAESLGLTGEESFSVAGITELNDGTTPSTVKVTTDTGVEFDAVVRIDTPGEADYYRNGGILQYVLRNLIRN is encoded by the coding sequence CGACGAGTCGTACGAGATCTTCCGCCTGGACAAGGTGGAGGGCTCGGCCCGGCTCCCCTACAGCCTTAAGGTCCTGCTGGAGAATCTGCTCCGCACCGAGGACGGCGCGAACATCACCGCCGACCACATCCGCGCCCTCGGCACCTGGGACTCGCAGGCCCAGCCGTCGCAGGAGATCCAGTTCACGCCGGCCCGCGTGATCATGCAGGACTTCACCGGCGTGCCCTGCGTCGTCGACCTCGCCACCATGCGTGAGGCCGTCAAGGAGCTGGGCGGCGACCCGGCGAAGATCAACCCCCTCGCGCCGGCCGAGCTGGTCATCGACCACTCCGTCATCGCGGACAAGTTCGGCACCCACGAGGCGTTCGCGCAGAACGTCGAGCTGGAGTACGGCCGCAACCGCGAGCGCTACCAGTTCCTGCGCTGGGGCCAGACCGCGTTCGACGAGTTCAAGGTCGTCCCGCCGGGCACCGGCATCGTCCACCAGGTCAACATCGAGCACCTGGCCCGCACGGTCATGGTCCGAGGCGGCCAGGCGTACCCCGACACCCTGGTCGGCACCGACTCGCACACCACGATGGTCAACGGCCTCGGTGTGCTGGGCTGGGGCGTCGGCGGCATCGAGGCCGAGGCCGCGATGCTCGGCCAGCCGGTCTCGATGCTCATCCCGCGTGTCGTCGGTTTCAAGCTCACGGGCGAGCTGACCCCGGGCACCACCGCCACGGACCTCGTGCTGACCATCACCGAGATGCTCCGCAAGCACGGCGTGGTCGGCAAGTTCGTCGAGTTCTACGGCGAGGGCGTCGCCGCCACCTCCCTCGCGAACCGCGCCACCATCGGCAACATGTCGCCGGAGTTCGGTTCCACCGCCGCGATCTTCCCGATCGACGACGAGACCCTGAAGTACCTGCGCCTGACCGGCCGCGACGAGCAGCAGGTCGCGCTCGTCGAGTCGTACGCCAAGGAGCAGGGCCTCTGGCTGGACCCGGCCGCCGAGCCCGACTTCTCCGAGAAGCTGGAGCTGGACCTCTCGACGGTCGTCCCGTCGATCGCAGGACCGAAGCGCCCGCAGGACCGCATCGTCCTGGCGAACGCCTCCGAGCAGTTCAAGAGCGACGTGCGCAACTACGTCGCCGACGACGACGAGGCGGGCAAGGAGTCCTTCCCGGCCTCCGACTCCCCGGCCGCCAGCAACGGTGTGCCGAGCAACCCCGTCACGGTCACCGCCCCCGACGGCTCGACCTACGAGCTGGACCACGGCGCGGTGACGGTCGCGGCCATCACCTCCTGCACCAACACCTCGAACCCGTACGTCATGGTCGCCGCCGCGCTCGTCGCGAAGAAGGCCGTGGAGAAGGGTCTGACGCGGAAGCCCTGGGTCAAGACCACCCTCGCGCCCGGCTCCAAGGTCGTCACCGACTACTTCGACAAGGCGGGGCTCACCCCCTACCTCGACAAGGTCGGCTTCAACCTCGTCGGCTACGGCTGCACCACCTGCATCGGCAACTCGGGCCCGCTGCCCGAGGAGGTCTCCAAGGCCGTCAACGACCATGACCTGGCCGTCACTTCGGTGCTCTCCGGCAACCGCAACTTCGAGGGCCGGATCAACCCCGACGTCAAGATGAACTACCTGGCGTCCCCGCCGCTGGTCGTCGCGTACGCCCTCGCGGGCTCCATGAAGGTGGACATCACCAAGGACGCGCTCGGCGTCGACCAGGACGGCAAGCCGGTCTACCTCGAGGACATCTGGCCGACCGAGGCCGAGGTCAACGACGTCGTCGCGAACTCCATCGGCGAGGACATGTTCAACAAGTCCTACGCCGACGTCTTCGCGGGCGACGCCCAGTGGCAGGCGCTGCCCATCCCGGAGGGCAACACCTTCGAGTGGGACGCGCAGTCGACCTACGTGCGCAAGCCCCCGTACTTCGAGGGCATGACGATGGAGACCACCCCGGTCTCGGACATCGACGGCGCCCGCGTCCTCGCCAAGCTCGGCGACTCGGTCACCACCGACCACATCTCGCCCGCCGGTGCCATCAAGGCCGACACCCCGGCCGGCAAGTACCTCACCGAGCACGGCATCGAGCGGCGTGACTTCAACTCCTACGGCTCGCGCCGGGGCAACCACGAGGTCATGATCCGCGGCACCTTCGCCAACATCCGCCTGCGCAACCAGGTGGCGCCGGGCACCGAGGGCGGCTTCACCCGCGACTTCACGCAGGCCGACGCCCCCGTCTCCTTCATCTACGACGCCTCGCGCAACTACATCGAGCAGGGCATCCCGCTGGTCATCCTGGCCGGCAAGGAGTACGGCTCCGGCTCGTCCCGCGACTGGGCCGCCAAGGGCACCGCGCTCCTCGGCGTCAAGGCCGTCATCGCCGAGTCCTACGAGCGCATCCACCGCTCGAACCTCATCGGCATGGGCGTCATCCCGCTCCAGTACCCGGCGGGCCAGACCGCCGAGTCCCTCGGTCTGACCGGCGAGGAGTCCTTCTCCGTCGCCGGCATCACCGAGCTGAACGACGGCACCACCCCGAGCACGGTCAAGGTCACCACCGACACCGGCGTGGAGTTCGACGCGGTCGTCCGCATCGACACCCCCGGCGAGGCCGACTACTACCGCAACGGCGGCATCCTGCAGTACGTGCTGCGCAACCTGATCCGCAACTAG
- a CDS encoding response regulator transcription factor: protein MVNTAQDPARQTPAASPWAAVGVSNFDELVYRSILHQPDAGAVGWSLLSGATPAELREACNRLLTLGLLQPPDSMGGLRAVDPRVAIRALIRRRETESELVAATAEEMATAYEAGLLREEPSRLIEVASGEGAIAARLEEMYARAEHEVCLFDTPPYLAPPAPQVDLQADLLKRGIVSRGIYAATALEDPNALSRAWNMVELGEQARVLPSVPLKLLVVDGRRALLPLTSSAAGGYCAVVVWHSAVTEALQKLFELAWQQATPLGRPGGNGELSEDEQALTRLLAAGLKDEAVARHLGVSLRTLRRRVSDLQERLGAASRFQLGLRAAQRGWL from the coding sequence ATGGTGAACACGGCGCAGGATCCCGCACGACAGACCCCTGCCGCGAGCCCTTGGGCCGCGGTGGGGGTCTCCAACTTCGACGAGCTGGTGTACCGGTCGATTCTCCATCAGCCCGACGCCGGCGCGGTCGGCTGGTCGCTGCTGAGCGGGGCGACCCCGGCCGAGCTGCGCGAGGCCTGCAACCGGCTGCTCACGCTGGGACTGCTCCAACCGCCGGACTCCATGGGCGGGTTACGGGCGGTCGACCCGCGGGTGGCGATCCGTGCGCTGATCCGGCGGCGCGAGACGGAGTCCGAACTGGTCGCCGCCACCGCCGAGGAGATGGCCACCGCGTACGAGGCGGGCCTGCTGCGCGAGGAGCCGTCCCGGCTGATCGAGGTCGCCTCCGGCGAAGGCGCCATCGCGGCCCGCTTGGAGGAGATGTACGCCCGCGCCGAGCACGAGGTGTGTCTCTTCGACACCCCGCCCTATCTCGCCCCGCCCGCACCGCAGGTGGACCTCCAGGCCGATCTGCTCAAGCGCGGGATCGTCTCGCGCGGCATCTACGCGGCGACCGCCCTGGAGGATCCGAACGCCCTGTCCCGTGCCTGGAACATGGTCGAACTCGGCGAGCAGGCCCGGGTGTTGCCGTCCGTGCCGCTCAAACTGCTGGTGGTCGACGGACGCCGGGCCCTGCTCCCGCTGACCTCGTCGGCGGCGGGCGGCTACTGCGCCGTCGTCGTATGGCACTCGGCGGTGACCGAGGCCCTGCAGAAGCTCTTCGAGCTGGCCTGGCAGCAGGCGACCCCGCTCGGCCGGCCCGGGGGGAACGGCGAACTCTCCGAGGACGAGCAGGCGTTGACGCGGCTGCTGGCGGCCGGGCTGAAGGACGAGGCGGTCGCCCGCCATCTGGGAGTCAGCCTGCGCACGCTGCGGAGGCGGGTGAGCGACCTCCAGGAACGGCTCGGGGCGGCGAGCCGCTTCCAGCTCGGCCTGCGGGCGGCGCAGCGCGGCTGGCTGTAG